One genomic window of Micropterus dolomieu isolate WLL.071019.BEF.003 ecotype Adirondacks linkage group LG06, ASM2129224v1, whole genome shotgun sequence includes the following:
- the LOC123972255 gene encoding uncharacterized protein LOC123972255 isoform X9, with amino-acid sequence MRAQSLYTVSSLPALKACRRTRRIHLHRKIHPAMTVCLGLPTRRSVAKEKKGIFNGIFKKTPKPVEAAHPEEEKGGGLFSGLLRKTPKASEEKTESPSREPQKDLSENNTTKELDMKSENQLSGSCENLFHTTVLKEKKGGLAGIFKRSVSTDNLFDEEKGGLFSGLLKKTPKASGDEAAAEDKDDKLSASNNSLFENSNTKELNTDEDKLSASWENLLDATTSKEKTGGLAGIFKKSPKPALRAIVTKDPLSDTRKLSTSCDSLTETAQDDFGELSTINNTLSEATSTTKESEDMEAPEGGGLRGRRTIKKKRRVVSFRIKKTLPKIPKLSLTSQGSDKMPFFEETFELQELNPALVSMMESTVEVQPMEMAAYPTEDTPLESEQEIDELMEWWNTVRGWTDWNESSNFQEGNEEMVMEQVADRVYMAARLFVHLFNQRGASLQHRILELLALADSADQFHKRTVTAAVGGGVASVAGSVATITGLILAPFTFGASVIVTAVGISVATAGSITSATANITDTVHSSMDRKKLEKMIQSYQEEIKDIRECLEFVKDSMDALQQWDFEEYSNSAGKKALNRSLKHVMKEGGRAGKALMINTNKLISTVKILGTAGGAARAAKAISVTTGVMSALFLALDVFFLAKDSHELRKGAKTKFASKIRDVCKELQDGLLELNKVKTQLQKTMDGIEVEEYEDIEDVEVEVDDNLESDPKKLAELEQELDLLEEKLDKKVVEEQKKVKKEKFKSKKEKKEEKSMKEKDKPEKKEKETGRKYAKKEGKKESKKGKGEGGIKVESKLDKMSDEEKEQKKETVKAAEDEVLKEQSQKGRMKDQETVNRITAGKVIYESKPDKVKEDNGTNKKTDEKEKEIMTGKEHKEIKSRTGDLKREDRSANIYSERVKTERDRSKSSREDESVMNEEKETDTESARRHSSRSDKDRPHRSERGSKHGNKETNEERSNRKERWRKTGEERGVSDQGAEMAKSRDGKRENQEGRESKKERGMESEARGKSGGTKISHRSHDMATQRELSERECWSSREEFDSKRSHHRRGTAPHDDRRERGDEKQGSRTKNARRLYEQAGGEEERRKRNEDGQIQRRDRERRGSDREHGHQSHRGYRARSNALLEDGLNI; translated from the exons GAGCTGGACATGAAAAGTGAAAATCAGTTATCTGGCAGCTGTGAGAATCTGTTTCACACCACCGTCTTGAAG GAGAAAAAAGGAGGCCTGGCTGGCATCTTCAAAAGATCAGTCAGCACTGACAACCTGTTTGACGAG GAGAAAGGTGGGCTGTTCAGTGGACTTCTCAAGAAGACACCCAAAGCATCTGGAGATGAGGCAGCTGCAGAG GACAAGGACGACAAACTGTCAGCAAGTAACAACAGTCTGTTTGAAAACAGCAACACCAAG gaatTAAACACAGATGAGGACAAGTTATCTGCCAGTTGGGAAAATCTTTTAGACGCAACCACATCAAAG GAGAAGACCGGAGGACTAGCAGGGATCTTCAAAAAGTCTCCCAAACCAGCTCTGCGCGCAATCGTTACTAAG GATCCTCTCAGTGACACAAGGAAACTGTCTACCAGCTGCGACAGCCTCACAGAAACTGCACAg gATGATTTTGGTGAATTGTCGACCATTAATAATACACTTTCTGAAGCCACAAGCACCACAAAG GAAAGTGAGGACATGGAGGCACCAGAAGGAGGCGGGCTGAGAGGCAGGAGAACCATTAAGAAAAAAAGACGA GTTGTGTCGTTCCGAATCAAGAAAACACTTCCCAAAATACCCAAGCTTAGTCTCACTTCACAG GGTTCAGACAAGATGCCTTTTTTTGAGGAGACCTTTGAGCTGCAAGAGCTGAACCCAGCACTGGTTAGCATGATG GAGAGCACAGTAGAGGTCCAGCCTATGGAGATGGCAGCTTACCCTACTGAAGACACCCCCCTTGAATCTGAGCAG GAAATTGATGAGTTGATGGAGTGGTGGAACACCGTCAGAG GTTGGACAGACTGGAACGAGTCCTCCAATTTCCAGGAAGGCAATGAGGAAAT GGTGATGGAGCAAGTAGCTGATCGTGTCTACATGGCAGCCCGTCTGTTTGTGCATCTTTTCAACCAGCGGGGGGCGTCCTTACAGCATCGAATCCTGGAGCTTTTGGCTCTGGCCGACTCTGCAGATCAGTTTCACAAAAGAACGGTGACAGCTGCTGTGGGTGGAGGGGTGGCCAGTGTCGCAGGCAGCGTGGCAACAATCACAGGGCTCATTCTGGCCCCTTTCACTTTTGGTGCCTCTGTTATTGTCACAGCGGTGGGGATCAGTGTGGCGACAGCGGGGAGCATCACGTCAGCGACAGCCAATATCACAGATACAGTTCACTCCAGCATGGACCGCAAGAAGTTGGAGAAGATGATTCAGAGCTACCAGGAAGAGATCAAAGACATCAGAGAATGTTTGGAGTTCGTAAAG GACAGTATGGATGCCCTGCAGCAGTGGGACTTTGAGGAATACTCAAATAGCGCTGGCAAAAAGGCTCTGAACCGCAGCCTCAAGCATGTGATGAAGGAGGGCGGCCGAGCCGGAAAAGCCCTGATGATCAACACCAATAAGCTCATCAGCACTGTGAAGATTTTAGGCACTGCAGGCGGCGCCGCCAGAGCTGCCAAGGCCATCAGTGTCACCACAGGAGTTATGTCAGCCCTCTTCCTTGCTCTGGATGTTTTCTTCCTTGCCAAAGACTCCCACGAGCTCCGCAAGGGAGCCAAAACTAAATTTGCCTCCAAGATCAGGGACGTATGTAAAGAACTGCAAGACGGCCTCCTGGAGCTGAACAAGGTGAAGACGCAGCTGCAGAAAACCATGGACGGCATCGAAGTGGAGGAGTACGAGGACATTGAGGATGTGGAGGTGGAGGTTGACGACAATTTGGAATCTGATCCAAAGAAGCTGGCTGAGCTGGAGCAGGAGCTGGACCTCCTGGAGGAGAAACTGGACAAGAAAGTCGTGGAGGAGCAGAAAAAGGTGAAGAAGGAAAAGTTCAAAAGtaagaaggagaaaaaagaggagaagagcaTGAAGGAAAAAGACAAGCcagagaaaaaggagaaggaaaCGGGAAGAAAGTATGCtaagaaagagggaaagaaggaAAGTAAGAAGGGAAAAGGTGAGGGAGGAATCAAGGTTGAGTCAAAATTAGACAAGATGtctgatgaggaaaaagagCAGAAAAAGGAGACTGTCAAAGCAGCCGAAGATGAAGTTTTAAAAGAACAATCTCAGAAAGGCAGGATGAAGGACCAAGAAACTGTGAATCGAATTACAGCTGGAAAAGTAATTTATGAGAGCAAGCCAGACAAGGTGAAAGAAGACAACGGTACAAATAAAAAGACGGacgagaaggaaaaagaaattaTGACTGGAAAAGAACACAAGGAAATTAAGAGCAGAACAGGCGATTTAAAACGAGAGGACCGGAGTGCAAACATATATTCTGAGAGGGTcaagacagagagggacagaagtaagagcagcagagaggatgAAAGCGTAATgaatgaagagaaagagacagacactgAGAGTGCAAGGAGACACAGCAGCAGGAGCGACAAAGACAGACCCCACAGGAGTGAAAGAGGAAGCAAACATGGAAATAAAGAAACCAATGAGGAAAGAAGCAACAGGAaagagaggtggaggaagacAGGGGAGGAAAGAGGAGTTAGTGACCAGGGAGCGGAGATGGCAAAAAGTAGAGATGGGAAGAGAGAAAACCAGGAGGGAAGAGAAtctaagaaagagagagggatggaaagcGAAGCTCGTGGAAAAAGCGGCGGGACGAAGATCTCACATCGAAGTCACGACATGGCGACGCAGAGGGAGCTTTCGGAAAGAGAGTGttggagcagcagagaggaatTTGACTCAAAGAGGAGTCACCACAGGAGAGGGACAGCCCCGCATGATGAccggagggagagaggagatgagaaACAAGGGAGCAGGACTAAGAACGCAAGGAGGCTGTATGAGCAAGCAGGGGgtgaggaggaaaggaggaagaggaacgAGGATGGACAGATTCAGAGGAGggacagagaaagaagaggaagtgaCAGAGAGCATGGACACCAGAGCCACCGAGGATACCGAGCACGATCCAACGCGCTGCTGGAAGACGGACTGAATATTTAG
- the LOC123972255 gene encoding uncharacterized protein LOC123972255 isoform X10, with the protein MKSENQLSGSCENLFHTTVLKEKKGGLAGIFKRSVSTDNLFDEEKGGLFSGLLKKTPKASGDEAAAEDKDDKLSASNNSLFENSNTKELNTDEDKLSASWENLLDATTSKEKTGGLAGIFKKSPKPALRAIVTKDPLSDTRKLSTSCDSLTETAQDDFGELSTINNTLSEATSTTKESEDMEAPEGGGLRGRRTIKKKRRVVSFRIKKTLPKIPKLSLTSQGSDKMPFFEETFELQELNPALVSMMESTVEVQPMEMAAYPTEDTPLESEQEIDELMEWWNTVRGWTDWNESSNFQEGNEEMVMEQVADRVYMAARLFVHLFNQRGASLQHRILELLALADSADQFHKRTVTAAVGGGVASVAGSVATITGLILAPFTFGASVIVTAVGISVATAGSITSATANITDTVHSSMDRKKLEKMIQSYQEEIKDIRECLEFVKDSMDALQQWDFEEYSNSAGKKALNRSLKHVMKEGGRAGKALMINTNKLISTVKILGTAGGAARAAKAISVTTGVMSALFLALDVFFLAKDSHELRKGAKTKFASKIRDVCKELQDGLLELNKVKTQLQKTMDGIEVEEYEDIEDVEVEVDDNLESDPKKLAELEQELDLLEEKLDKKVVEEQKKVKKEKFKSKKEKKEEKSMKEKDKPEKKEKETGRKYAKKEGKKESKKGKGEGGIKVESKLDKMSDEEKEQKKETVKAAEDEVLKEQSQKGRMKDQETVNRITAGKVIYESKPDKVKEDNGTNKKTDEKEKEIMTGKEHKEIKSRTGDLKREDRSANIYSERVKTERDRSKSSREDESVMNEEKETDTESARRHSSRSDKDRPHRSERGSKHGNKETNEERSNRKERWRKTGEERGVSDQGAEMAKSRDGKRENQEGRESKKERGMESEARGKSGGTKISHRSHDMATQRELSERECWSSREEFDSKRSHHRRGTAPHDDRRERGDEKQGSRTKNARRLYEQAGGEEERRKRNEDGQIQRRDRERRGSDREHGHQSHRGYRARSNALLEDGLNI; encoded by the exons ATGAAAAGTGAAAATCAGTTATCTGGCAGCTGTGAGAATCTGTTTCACACCACCGTCTTGAAG GAGAAAAAAGGAGGCCTGGCTGGCATCTTCAAAAGATCAGTCAGCACTGACAACCTGTTTGACGAG GAGAAAGGTGGGCTGTTCAGTGGACTTCTCAAGAAGACACCCAAAGCATCTGGAGATGAGGCAGCTGCAGAG GACAAGGACGACAAACTGTCAGCAAGTAACAACAGTCTGTTTGAAAACAGCAACACCAAG gaatTAAACACAGATGAGGACAAGTTATCTGCCAGTTGGGAAAATCTTTTAGACGCAACCACATCAAAG GAGAAGACCGGAGGACTAGCAGGGATCTTCAAAAAGTCTCCCAAACCAGCTCTGCGCGCAATCGTTACTAAG GATCCTCTCAGTGACACAAGGAAACTGTCTACCAGCTGCGACAGCCTCACAGAAACTGCACAg gATGATTTTGGTGAATTGTCGACCATTAATAATACACTTTCTGAAGCCACAAGCACCACAAAG GAAAGTGAGGACATGGAGGCACCAGAAGGAGGCGGGCTGAGAGGCAGGAGAACCATTAAGAAAAAAAGACGA GTTGTGTCGTTCCGAATCAAGAAAACACTTCCCAAAATACCCAAGCTTAGTCTCACTTCACAG GGTTCAGACAAGATGCCTTTTTTTGAGGAGACCTTTGAGCTGCAAGAGCTGAACCCAGCACTGGTTAGCATGATG GAGAGCACAGTAGAGGTCCAGCCTATGGAGATGGCAGCTTACCCTACTGAAGACACCCCCCTTGAATCTGAGCAG GAAATTGATGAGTTGATGGAGTGGTGGAACACCGTCAGAG GTTGGACAGACTGGAACGAGTCCTCCAATTTCCAGGAAGGCAATGAGGAAAT GGTGATGGAGCAAGTAGCTGATCGTGTCTACATGGCAGCCCGTCTGTTTGTGCATCTTTTCAACCAGCGGGGGGCGTCCTTACAGCATCGAATCCTGGAGCTTTTGGCTCTGGCCGACTCTGCAGATCAGTTTCACAAAAGAACGGTGACAGCTGCTGTGGGTGGAGGGGTGGCCAGTGTCGCAGGCAGCGTGGCAACAATCACAGGGCTCATTCTGGCCCCTTTCACTTTTGGTGCCTCTGTTATTGTCACAGCGGTGGGGATCAGTGTGGCGACAGCGGGGAGCATCACGTCAGCGACAGCCAATATCACAGATACAGTTCACTCCAGCATGGACCGCAAGAAGTTGGAGAAGATGATTCAGAGCTACCAGGAAGAGATCAAAGACATCAGAGAATGTTTGGAGTTCGTAAAG GACAGTATGGATGCCCTGCAGCAGTGGGACTTTGAGGAATACTCAAATAGCGCTGGCAAAAAGGCTCTGAACCGCAGCCTCAAGCATGTGATGAAGGAGGGCGGCCGAGCCGGAAAAGCCCTGATGATCAACACCAATAAGCTCATCAGCACTGTGAAGATTTTAGGCACTGCAGGCGGCGCCGCCAGAGCTGCCAAGGCCATCAGTGTCACCACAGGAGTTATGTCAGCCCTCTTCCTTGCTCTGGATGTTTTCTTCCTTGCCAAAGACTCCCACGAGCTCCGCAAGGGAGCCAAAACTAAATTTGCCTCCAAGATCAGGGACGTATGTAAAGAACTGCAAGACGGCCTCCTGGAGCTGAACAAGGTGAAGACGCAGCTGCAGAAAACCATGGACGGCATCGAAGTGGAGGAGTACGAGGACATTGAGGATGTGGAGGTGGAGGTTGACGACAATTTGGAATCTGATCCAAAGAAGCTGGCTGAGCTGGAGCAGGAGCTGGACCTCCTGGAGGAGAAACTGGACAAGAAAGTCGTGGAGGAGCAGAAAAAGGTGAAGAAGGAAAAGTTCAAAAGtaagaaggagaaaaaagaggagaagagcaTGAAGGAAAAAGACAAGCcagagaaaaaggagaaggaaaCGGGAAGAAAGTATGCtaagaaagagggaaagaaggaAAGTAAGAAGGGAAAAGGTGAGGGAGGAATCAAGGTTGAGTCAAAATTAGACAAGATGtctgatgaggaaaaagagCAGAAAAAGGAGACTGTCAAAGCAGCCGAAGATGAAGTTTTAAAAGAACAATCTCAGAAAGGCAGGATGAAGGACCAAGAAACTGTGAATCGAATTACAGCTGGAAAAGTAATTTATGAGAGCAAGCCAGACAAGGTGAAAGAAGACAACGGTACAAATAAAAAGACGGacgagaaggaaaaagaaattaTGACTGGAAAAGAACACAAGGAAATTAAGAGCAGAACAGGCGATTTAAAACGAGAGGACCGGAGTGCAAACATATATTCTGAGAGGGTcaagacagagagggacagaagtaagagcagcagagaggatgAAAGCGTAATgaatgaagagaaagagacagacactgAGAGTGCAAGGAGACACAGCAGCAGGAGCGACAAAGACAGACCCCACAGGAGTGAAAGAGGAAGCAAACATGGAAATAAAGAAACCAATGAGGAAAGAAGCAACAGGAaagagaggtggaggaagacAGGGGAGGAAAGAGGAGTTAGTGACCAGGGAGCGGAGATGGCAAAAAGTAGAGATGGGAAGAGAGAAAACCAGGAGGGAAGAGAAtctaagaaagagagagggatggaaagcGAAGCTCGTGGAAAAAGCGGCGGGACGAAGATCTCACATCGAAGTCACGACATGGCGACGCAGAGGGAGCTTTCGGAAAGAGAGTGttggagcagcagagaggaatTTGACTCAAAGAGGAGTCACCACAGGAGAGGGACAGCCCCGCATGATGAccggagggagagaggagatgagaaACAAGGGAGCAGGACTAAGAACGCAAGGAGGCTGTATGAGCAAGCAGGGGgtgaggaggaaaggaggaagaggaacgAGGATGGACAGATTCAGAGGAGggacagagaaagaagaggaagtgaCAGAGAGCATGGACACCAGAGCCACCGAGGATACCGAGCACGATCCAACGCGCTGCTGGAAGACGGACTGAATATTTAG